One Primulina tabacum isolate GXHZ01 chromosome 10, ASM2559414v2, whole genome shotgun sequence DNA segment encodes these proteins:
- the LOC142504941 gene encoding uncharacterized protein LOC142504941 has translation MLVLVCYLGWLNYWSSMLEMLQVSDLTVCERFRRMDHEDFSGTTNPFVAEGWIRSLEVIFMYMDMVDADQVRCTIYFLKGDTFLWWEGAERGVNLTTLTWEGFKRVFYDKYFTTDARSRLMREFMSLHQGDSSAAEFVQKFDSGCNFVPLIANDVAEKLRHFLDDLRPTIHRDVMLTDPIDYTEAARIS, from the coding sequence ATGCTAGTGCTCGTGTGCTATCTAGGATGGCTCAATTACTGGAGCAGCATGTTGGAAATGCTGCAAGTGTCCGACCTGACTGTTTGTGAGcgatttaggaggatggatcacGAGGATTTTTCTGGCACTACTAATCCATTtgtagctgagggatggattaggtCGTTGGAGGTGATTTTTATGTATATGGATATGGTGGACGCTGACCAGGTTCGTTGTACCATTTATTTCCTGAAGGGCGACACTttcttatggtgggagggagcggagCGAGGAGTGAATCTGACGACTTTGACTTGGGAGGGCTTCAAGAGGGTATTCTATGATAAGTATTTTACTACCGATGCTCGTTCGAGGTTGATGagagagttcatgagtctccacCAGGGAGATTCGTCTGCTGCTGAGtttgttcagaagtttgatagtGGCTGTAATTTTGTGCCTTTGATTGCAAATGATGTTGCGGAGAAGCTACGACATTTCTTGGATGATTTGAGGCCGACGATCCATCGAGATGTGATGCTGACTGATCCTATTGACTATACTGAAGCGGCCAGGATATCATAA